The following DNA comes from Acidobacteriota bacterium.
TCCTGTTCCCTGTACGCCGGCATGAGCCGGGATCTGATCTCGTCGGATTTCACCCAGCTCGGAGTGGAGGCCATGCTTTCCGGCGTGGCGCTCTCGCTGGCGGAGGAAATCCTTGAAAAAGAAGAGGATCGTCCGGCCGACTGAACCTGAGAATCGGGATGCCGACGATACGGTCCCGGTGCGACCGGTGGGCGTCACTGTCTGCCCGCCCGGAACCACAAAAAAGCCCGCCGCCTCCGGGCGCAGCGGGCCGTCTTGTATCCTGGCCGTCTCCGCAGCTTAACGAGCCGCGAAGGATTCCACGAAATCATGAAGGTCGACGTTTATTTCCGATGCCTTCTGGTATCGCTCGGCCGGCTCCTTCTTCAACGCTTTTGCCGTGATGTGATCGAACAGCAGCGGTATTTGCGGGTTGACGTTTGACGGCTTTTCCGGCTCATGGTGAAGGATCGCATAGATGAGCGACGTGATGTTCTCGCCCCTGAACGGCCGGCGCCCGAGTAGCATTTCGTACATGACGACGCCCAGGGAGAAGATGTCGGCCCGCCGGTCAATCGTCTTACCTTTCAGTTGCTCGGGCGAGATGTAGTTCGGTGTGCCCATGGCGATGCCGGTCTTGGTCATGGAATTGGAATCGATACGGGCGATACCGTAATCCATCACCTTTACGCGATAATCCTTGAGGATCATGATGTTCGCCGGTTTGATGTCGCGGTGAACGATGCCCTGCTCGTGTGCATAGTGGAGAGCGTTGCAGATCTGGGTGATGATCTGGGCAATGATCCGGTAGTTGAACTTCACTTTCTTCTTGATCATCTCTTCGAGCGTGTGGCCTTCGAGATACTCCATGGCAATGTACTGAAGGTGTCCTTCGGAGCCGACGTCGTAAATCGTCACTATGTTCGGGTTAGACAGTTTGCCGGCTGCCTGCGCCTCGCGGAACAGCCGTTCCCTGAGTTCGGCCATTTCCTCAGGGTCGTTGACGAAGTCCAGCCGGATCGTCTTGAGAGCGACGGGGCGGTTGATGGCCGGGTCGATTCCCTTGTACACCAGGCCCATGGCGCCTTTGCCCAGGACACTGTGGACCTGGTAGCGACCCAGGTGCTTGACCTCGCCGGGATCGGTGGGCACTCCGACTTTCCGGCTGTCCGGACCTTCCGGCTCCATGGCGGTTTCGCCGCTCTCGTCAATCTGAAAGCCGTCCGGAGCGACATAGTCCTGCTCGTCTTCGACCGACCCGGAGCCGGCGATGTCAGGGGAGACCGTCGCCGCCGACCCGGTCGTGGCCGGCGTTACGGTTGTCTGCTGGACCTCGGTGACCTCCTCGTCAATGTTGATTGTCTGGTAGTCGTCAGGCAGACCGTGCGGCGTGATCGGTTTGTGAGGATCAATAGCCCGGGTCTCCATGCGTGCCGAGTCGTAAGCTGAGTCACGGATCTGGCGCACCGGGATGTCCTCCCGCGTTGTGCGCGGCTGGCCCGCCGCGGCGATCGGCACGCTGGCTTTGGGCGGGCCGGCTTTTGCCCTCGTTTCGCCGGTAATGAACCGGCTGTCAAGCAGCGGTGCGGCGGCCATGAACAGGAAAAGCTCCAGGGCCACGTATACCGTCTGCGGGATGATTCCGAAGGAACTCACCATGAAATAGTTGACGTTGGCGAGCAGAATCACGGACGTGCCGAGCGCCACCATGCGGTACATCAGCGCGAGGCGCGGAAGAACGAAGGCGCACAGGACGCCCAGGATTACCAGAATGAACGCGTCGACAAGGGCTCGTTCTTCCCTGACCGTTACCATGTTCTTATTGAGGATGTTCTCGATGACGGTCGCTTTTACCCACAGAGTGGGCGTATCCTCCCTGAAGGGGGTGCGAAACGTTTCGGTAAAGCGCGGCTCGTCGACTCCGACAAGAACCGTCTTGCCGGCAAGCTTGGTGAAGTCGAACTTCCCGGTCAGGACGTCGGCCGCTGAGTAGCGCTCGAAGGGGGTGCCTCGGGCGAAGCGGATGAAATACCGGCTGGCATCGTCAATGGGGATGGTGCGCTGGCGGCCCAGCAGAATGGCCTCCTTCTCCACCACCTGTACCTGATCCGGAGGAATACCGAGGGAGACCGCCGCGGCCAGGAGGCTCTGCGAGGGGTAGTAGAACCCCTCGTAGTTCATGACAAGCGAGTGGCGGCGCAGAAGGTGGTCGCCGTCCGGCGATTCGTAGTCAAACCCGATGTAGGGTTTGTGGGTCAGGAGCTTTTCGGCCGGCAGGAAGATCTTTCTCGCCAGCAGCGAC
Coding sequences within:
- a CDS encoding serine/threonine-protein kinase, with translation MARYSSYVLYLLVAVSIVILYANGFGPMESMQRSLNDALCRLTAPEGVRPNVSLIMVDGRAQDSLGSWPWNYDLIADLTAAVASGNPKAIVLDFDLPEDATQDSAGFTDILADQLSWIDNAILPYDIALATYRSGKTSNPPYLFNNSITTDNPLGVLSEESSLLARKIFLPAEKLLTHKPYIGFDYESPDGDHLLRRHSLVMNYEGFYYPSQSLLAAAVSLGIPPDQVQVVEKEAILLGRQRTIPIDDASRYFIRFARGTPFERYSAADVLTGKFDFTKLAGKTVLVGVDEPRFTETFRTPFREDTPTLWVKATVIENILNKNMVTVREERALVDAFILVILGVLCAFVLPRLALMYRMVALGTSVILLANVNYFMVSSFGIIPQTVYVALELFLFMAAAPLLDSRFITGETRAKAGPPKASVPIAAAGQPRTTREDIPVRQIRDSAYDSARMETRAIDPHKPITPHGLPDDYQTINIDEEVTEVQQTTVTPATTGSAATVSPDIAGSGSVEDEQDYVAPDGFQIDESGETAMEPEGPDSRKVGVPTDPGEVKHLGRYQVHSVLGKGAMGLVYKGIDPAINRPVALKTIRLDFVNDPEEMAELRERLFREAQAAGKLSNPNIVTIYDVGSEGHLQYIAMEYLEGHTLEEMIKKKVKFNYRIIAQIITQICNALHYAHEQGIVHRDIKPANIMILKDYRVKVMDYGIARIDSNSMTKTGIAMGTPNYISPEQLKGKTIDRRADIFSLGVVMYEMLLGRRPFRGENITSLIYAILHHEPEKPSNVNPQIPLLFDHITAKALKKEPAERYQKASEINVDLHDFVESFAAR